In Rubrivirga marina, the following are encoded in one genomic region:
- a CDS encoding tail fiber domain-containing protein, with protein MTLRRSRLLPALLLAFLAIPASALASDDVPAPTTVTEDRLVWDLQVDAVETAIELRGPEGVVARRVFQAGEVPAFTAADIAALDLPDGEYRYDVLIVTTEADADDPEARVGLTQSGPFAIRSGRFVAVIGPVITGNQTIRDSLCVGFDCADSESYGFETLMLKENNTRIRFFDTSAQGGFSSRDWWLVANSSQNGGASYFAIQDAGDDGSIANDILRVAGGAPARSLWIDEQGDLALGTESGAATTEIHVADGDTPTLRLEQDGSSGFATRTWDLAGNETNFFVRDVNNGSALPLRILAGSPGNQVLVGPSGVEVNKQTNSGSPKAGYGFFANGVAGADRMLVGFDDVTTAALNTDLEVEGLARFRANTRTDGTALFFGGADFRSGIIGRGTLAFQADYSTTTPYVFQIRNTATATNLFRLDNGGNLTISGALFQASDVDRKDAVVAVDAEAVLEGVVGLPLSTWQYTGSDVTHLGPMAQDFYRAFGLGQGETTISMVDADGVALAAIQALHTRNEAAQARIAQLEAANAALAERLARIEALLGPTHE; from the coding sequence ATGACCCTCCGTCGTTCTCGGCTGCTCCCAGCCCTGCTCCTGGCGTTCCTCGCCATCCCCGCCTCGGCGCTCGCGTCGGACGACGTCCCCGCGCCGACCACCGTCACCGAGGACCGCCTCGTGTGGGACCTCCAGGTCGACGCCGTCGAGACGGCCATCGAACTCCGCGGTCCCGAGGGCGTCGTCGCCCGCCGCGTGTTCCAGGCCGGCGAGGTGCCGGCCTTCACCGCCGCCGACATCGCCGCCCTCGACCTCCCCGACGGCGAGTACCGCTACGACGTGCTCATCGTGACGACCGAGGCGGACGCTGATGACCCCGAAGCGCGCGTGGGCCTTACGCAGTCCGGTCCGTTCGCCATCCGGAGCGGCCGGTTCGTCGCCGTCATCGGGCCCGTCATCACGGGTAACCAGACGATCAGGGACTCGCTCTGCGTCGGGTTCGACTGCGCGGACTCGGAGTCGTACGGCTTCGAAACCCTTATGCTCAAGGAGAACAACACGCGCATCCGGTTCTTCGACACGAGTGCGCAAGGCGGCTTCTCGTCGCGGGACTGGTGGCTCGTCGCCAACAGCAGCCAGAACGGGGGGGCGAGCTACTTCGCGATCCAAGACGCCGGTGACGATGGGTCCATCGCGAACGACATCCTCCGCGTGGCGGGCGGGGCCCCGGCCCGGTCGCTGTGGATCGACGAGCAGGGGGATCTGGCCCTCGGGACGGAGAGTGGCGCTGCGACCACCGAGATCCACGTGGCGGACGGCGACACGCCGACGCTCCGGCTGGAGCAGGACGGGTCGAGCGGGTTCGCGACGCGGACCTGGGACCTCGCCGGGAACGAGACGAACTTCTTCGTCCGCGACGTCAACAATGGCAGCGCGCTCCCCCTCCGCATCCTCGCCGGGTCCCCGGGCAACCAGGTCCTGGTCGGTCCGAGCGGCGTCGAGGTGAACAAGCAGACCAACTCGGGCAGCCCGAAGGCCGGGTACGGCTTCTTTGCCAATGGGGTCGCCGGGGCCGATCGGATGCTCGTCGGGTTCGACGACGTCACAACGGCCGCCCTGAACACGGACCTCGAGGTCGAGGGCCTCGCCCGCTTCCGCGCCAACACCCGGACCGACGGGACCGCCCTCTTCTTCGGCGGCGCCGACTTCCGCTCTGGCATCATCGGCCGGGGGACGCTCGCCTTCCAGGCCGACTACTCCACGACGACGCCGTACGTCTTTCAGATCCGCAACACCGCTACGGCAACCAACCTATTTCGCCTTGACAACGGGGGGAACCTGACGATCTCGGGGGCGCTGTTCCAGGCGTCCGACGTGGACCGGAAGGACGCCGTCGTCGCCGTCGATGCAGAGGCCGTGCTTGAGGGCGTCGTCGGCCTCCCGCTCTCGACGTGGCAGTACACCGGGTCCGACGTGACGCACCTCGGCCCGATGGCCCAGGACTTCTACAGAGCGTTCGGCCTCGGGCAGGGTGAGACGACGATTTCAATGGTCGACGCCGACGGCGTCGCTCTGGCCGCGATCCAGGCGCTCCACACGCGGAATGAGGCGGCGCAGGCTCGCATTGCTCAGCTCGAGGCCGCCAACGCCGCGCTGGCTGAGCGCCTGGCCCGCATCGAGGCGCTCCTCGGGCCCACCCATGAGTAA
- a CDS encoding T9SS type A sorting domain-containing protein has protein sequence MTVLLRTAATLGLALGFAAAPFAQVHVAPDDADEPGRVIVDEPSSLGFQVVDDQDPLSIQAARAPARRTEAAHAEPTWETDAEAVPGAVFVPAARVDVGPLEDGRDRALVRGAPAVAVTGELADGRLATFVPSREVAIVYTGPLRDGRPDGVRGTPVVSDDAPAVVPFGRARVETASPARFVVLPNPASTEAWVELVPAAPSRATITVFDVRGREVLTAFDGPVAPGSPSRVRLDLSPLSAGAYVVTVEIDGARVSETIQVVR, from the coding sequence ATGACTGTTCTACTTCGCACGGCCGCTACCCTCGGGCTCGCTCTCGGATTCGCCGCGGCTCCGTTCGCCCAGGTTCACGTCGCCCCCGACGACGCCGACGAGCCGGGGCGGGTGATCGTCGATGAGCCGTCGTCGCTGGGCTTCCAAGTCGTCGATGACCAAGACCCGCTCTCCATCCAGGCGGCTCGTGCACCCGCGCGGCGCACCGAGGCGGCCCACGCTGAGCCGACTTGGGAGACAGACGCTGAGGCGGTGCCTGGGGCGGTGTTCGTGCCCGCGGCCCGTGTGGACGTCGGGCCGCTCGAAGACGGGCGTGACCGGGCTCTTGTGAGGGGGGCACCTGCGGTCGCCGTCACCGGCGAACTCGCCGACGGTCGGCTGGCGACGTTCGTCCCGAGCCGAGAGGTAGCGATCGTCTACACGGGCCCGCTTAGGGACGGCCGACCGGACGGCGTCCGGGGGACGCCGGTCGTGTCAGACGACGCGCCGGCCGTCGTGCCGTTCGGCCGTGCCAGGGTCGAGACGGCCAGTCCGGCCCGCTTCGTGGTCCTGCCGAACCCCGCCTCGACGGAGGCGTGGGTGGAGTTGGTCCCCGCAGCACCGTCTCGGGCCACCATCACGGTGTTCGACGTTCGCGGCCGTGAGGTTCTGACGGCCTTCGATGGGCCGGTCGCGCCGGGCTCGCCCTCGCGGGTCCGCCTAGACCTGTCCCCGCTCTCGGCCGGCGCGTACGTGGTCACCGTCGAGATCGACGGGGCGCGGGTGAGCGAGACCATCCAGGTCGTCCGCTAG
- a CDS encoding helix-hairpin-helix domain-containing protein, which produces MSRIFLLAAFALIVSACEPADESAEAPPVDSGEIVASEDTTATADILDPDGAAPFNLNTATAEQFATIPGVGERMIHEFEEYRPYTSIEQFRQEIGKYVDEDVVAGYEEYVFVPVNPNEASVATMMQLPGVTSEAEAQQLVDGRPYASEDAFLTAYESIAGEPDAASASVYVEYE; this is translated from the coding sequence ATGAGTCGCATCTTCCTTCTCGCCGCGTTCGCGCTCATCGTCTCCGCGTGCGAGCCCGCCGACGAGTCGGCTGAGGCCCCTCCCGTCGACTCCGGCGAGATCGTCGCCTCCGAGGACACGACGGCCACGGCGGACATCCTCGACCCGGATGGCGCCGCGCCGTTCAACCTCAACACGGCCACCGCCGAGCAGTTCGCCACGATTCCAGGCGTCGGCGAGCGGATGATCCACGAGTTCGAGGAGTACCGGCCGTACACCAGCATCGAGCAGTTCCGCCAGGAGATCGGCAAGTACGTCGATGAGGACGTCGTGGCGGGCTACGAGGAGTATGTCTTCGTGCCAGTGAACCCGAACGAGGCCTCTGTCGCCACGATGATGCAGCTTCCAGGCGTCACGTCGGAGGCCGAGGCTCAGCAGCTCGTGGATGGCCGGCCGTACGCATCGGAGGACGCGTTCCTGACGGCGTACGAGTCGATCGCCGGCGAGCCCGACGCGGCCTCGGCGAGCGTCTACGTCGAGTACGAGTAG
- the lon gene encoding endopeptidase La translates to MRPTLHLVQDDPEQTIPLLTPDEEREMHTSSIPETLPILTLRNTVLYPGVVLPITVGRDASLQLVKDAYAGDRLVGVVAQKRAEVETPGPDDLYRVGAAATILKLIKMPDGSVSIVIQGKRRIEVEEYEQLDPYLTARVRAVDEDDPEEVDPVELDARVRSIKELAVQIVNLSPNLPSEAAYAIQNIESPSFLVHFIASNLQIDVEKKQDLLETRPLLDRSQLVLDYLEQEVRVLEISEEIRSKVKTDVDQQQREFFLRQQLKAIQDELGETEGSSRDADELRDKLDEKRGELPEEVIEALEKELTKLARTNPASPEYGVVRNYAETILDLPWGHTSEDKLDIARAEDVLNEDHYGLDDVKKRILEYLAVLKLKGDMKAPILLFYGPPGVGKTSLGKSIARALGREFHRISLGGVRDEAEIRGHRRTYIGALPGRIIQGLKRTGTSNPVFMLDEVDKLGTDFRGDPASALLEVLDPEQNDSFNDHYLELDYDLSKVLFIATANYLETIPPPLRDRMETIEINGYTPSEKLAIAKRYLVPRQSERNGLKEDQFSITDDALLLLVEGYTRESGVRQLERTIGSVVRSVAKTVALDEADRGDITADDVPDILGGRKYFNDVAERTEVPGVATGLAWTPVGGDILFIEASVSRGTGKMTLTGKLGDVMRESAQAAQSWVRANADDLGIPADAFRYWDLHVHVPAGAIPKDGPSAGVAMTAALTSIYTRRRVRHDVAMTGEITLRGLVLPVGGIKEKVLAARRAGISCVVLPEKNKTDVDEIKDEAVEGLDVTYVKRIPEALDLLLENEAVEDPAELFTISDREKQLAGPPSNGSPVVVSDGDPEPTPPGEPVMNRAR, encoded by the coding sequence ATGCGACCGACTCTCCACCTCGTGCAGGACGACCCCGAGCAGACGATCCCGCTCCTCACGCCCGACGAGGAGCGTGAGATGCACACGTCATCGATCCCGGAGACGCTCCCGATCCTCACGCTCCGCAACACGGTGCTGTACCCGGGCGTGGTCCTGCCCATCACGGTCGGGCGCGACGCGAGCCTCCAGCTGGTCAAGGACGCCTACGCCGGCGACCGGCTGGTGGGCGTGGTCGCCCAGAAGCGCGCCGAGGTCGAGACCCCCGGGCCCGACGACCTGTACCGCGTCGGCGCGGCGGCCACGATCCTCAAGCTGATCAAGATGCCCGACGGGTCGGTCTCGATCGTCATCCAGGGCAAGCGGCGGATCGAAGTCGAGGAGTACGAGCAGCTCGACCCCTACCTCACGGCCCGCGTCCGCGCCGTCGACGAGGACGACCCCGAGGAGGTCGACCCGGTCGAGCTCGACGCCCGCGTGCGGAGCATCAAGGAGTTGGCGGTCCAGATCGTCAACCTCTCGCCGAACCTGCCCTCCGAGGCGGCTTACGCGATCCAGAACATCGAGAGCCCGTCGTTCCTCGTCCACTTTATCGCGTCGAACCTCCAGATCGACGTCGAGAAAAAGCAGGACCTCTTGGAGACGCGGCCCCTCCTCGACCGCTCGCAGCTCGTGCTCGACTACCTCGAGCAGGAGGTCCGCGTGCTGGAGATCTCGGAGGAGATCCGGTCGAAGGTCAAGACCGACGTCGACCAGCAGCAGCGGGAGTTCTTCCTCCGCCAACAGCTCAAGGCCATCCAGGACGAGCTCGGCGAGACCGAAGGCTCCTCGCGCGACGCCGACGAGCTCCGCGACAAGCTCGACGAAAAGCGCGGCGAGCTCCCCGAGGAGGTCATCGAGGCGCTCGAAAAGGAACTGACGAAGCTGGCGCGGACGAACCCCGCGAGCCCCGAGTACGGCGTCGTCCGGAACTACGCCGAGACGATCCTCGACCTCCCGTGGGGCCACACGTCCGAGGACAAGCTCGACATCGCCCGCGCCGAGGACGTCCTCAACGAGGACCACTACGGCCTCGACGACGTCAAGAAACGGATCCTGGAGTACCTCGCCGTGCTCAAGCTGAAGGGCGACATGAAGGCGCCGATCCTGCTCTTCTACGGCCCGCCGGGCGTCGGCAAGACGTCGCTGGGCAAGAGCATCGCGCGGGCGCTCGGGCGCGAGTTCCACCGGATCAGCCTCGGCGGCGTCCGCGACGAGGCCGAGATCCGCGGCCACCGGCGGACGTACATCGGCGCGCTCCCGGGCCGGATCATCCAGGGCCTCAAGCGGACGGGCACGAGCAACCCGGTCTTTATGCTCGACGAGGTCGACAAGCTGGGGACCGACTTCCGGGGCGACCCGGCCTCCGCCCTCCTCGAAGTTCTCGACCCCGAGCAGAACGACTCGTTCAACGACCACTACCTCGAGCTCGACTACGACCTCTCGAAGGTCCTCTTCATCGCGACCGCCAACTACCTCGAGACGATCCCGCCGCCGCTCCGCGACCGGATGGAGACGATCGAGATCAACGGCTACACGCCGTCCGAAAAACTGGCGATCGCCAAGCGGTACCTCGTGCCGCGCCAGAGCGAGCGCAACGGCCTCAAGGAGGACCAGTTCTCGATCACCGACGACGCGCTCCTGCTTCTCGTGGAGGGCTACACGCGCGAGTCCGGCGTCCGCCAGCTCGAGCGGACGATCGGGTCGGTGGTCCGGAGCGTTGCCAAGACGGTGGCCCTCGACGAGGCCGACCGCGGCGACATCACGGCCGACGACGTCCCGGACATCCTCGGCGGGCGGAAGTACTTCAACGACGTGGCCGAGCGGACGGAGGTGCCGGGCGTCGCGACCGGCCTGGCGTGGACGCCCGTCGGCGGCGACATCCTGTTTATCGAGGCCTCGGTCAGCCGCGGGACCGGCAAGATGACGCTGACGGGCAAGCTGGGCGACGTGATGCGCGAGAGCGCGCAGGCGGCCCAGTCGTGGGTCCGCGCCAACGCCGACGACCTCGGCATCCCGGCCGACGCGTTCCGCTACTGGGACCTCCACGTCCACGTCCCGGCCGGCGCCATCCCGAAGGACGGCCCGAGCGCGGGCGTGGCCATGACGGCCGCGCTGACGTCGATCTACACGCGCCGCCGCGTGCGGCACGACGTGGCGATGACGGGCGAGATCACCCTTCGCGGGCTCGTGCTGCCGGTCGGCGGGATCAAGGAGAAGGTGCTCGCCGCCCGCCGCGCGGGCATCTCCTGCGTCGTCCTCCCGGAGAAGAACAAGACGGACGTCGACGAGATCAAGGACGAGGCCGTGGAGGGGCTCGACGTGACCTACGTCAAGCGCATCCCGGAGGCTCTCGACCTCCTGCTCGAGAACGAGGCGGTCGAGGACCCCGCGGAGCTGTTCACGATCTCGGACCGGGAGAAACAGCTCGCCGGCCCGCCCTCGAACGGCTCGCCCGTCGTCGTCTCGGACGGCGACCCCGAGCCGACGCCGCCGGGTGAGCCCGTCATGAACCGGGCGAGGTGA
- a CDS encoding M90 family metallopeptidase, with product MRVARPSDLLVPALGGALFALIAGLVGARAAGLGVGLAVGLGVWAGVLGWALRRPLRRLRVARRALPQASRDWIADHVRLYGTLDDRGRRRFERDVAFALDGLTFEGAGGAKATDELRLMVAAGAALLLHGRPDWELPTERTVLLVPDTFDEAYGDEEPGVYDGMVHHQGPIVLSTRAVQDGWAYEDGHNVVLHELAHVFDFEGWEADGVPSFLDPRSAEAWTTLMRREMRRAERGQGVLRAYAASAPAELFAVATEQFFERPARLRNHHSELFDALVAFYNLTPPDEPELGAGESLMSRRWS from the coding sequence GTGCGCGTCGCTCGCCCGTCCGACCTCCTGGTGCCCGCCCTCGGCGGGGCCCTCTTCGCCCTGATCGCCGGGCTCGTCGGGGCGCGCGCGGCCGGCCTCGGCGTCGGGCTGGCCGTCGGCCTCGGCGTATGGGCGGGGGTTCTCGGGTGGGCGCTGCGTCGTCCGCTCCGGCGGCTCCGCGTCGCGCGGCGCGCGCTCCCGCAGGCCTCCCGTGACTGGATCGCCGACCACGTCCGCCTCTACGGCACGCTCGACGACAGGGGTCGCCGGCGGTTCGAGCGCGACGTGGCGTTCGCCCTCGACGGGCTCACGTTCGAGGGCGCGGGCGGGGCCAAGGCGACCGACGAACTCCGGCTGATGGTCGCCGCCGGCGCCGCGCTCCTCCTCCACGGCCGCCCGGATTGGGAGCTCCCGACCGAGCGGACCGTCCTCCTCGTGCCCGACACGTTCGACGAGGCCTACGGCGACGAGGAGCCCGGCGTCTACGACGGGATGGTCCACCACCAGGGGCCGATCGTCCTCTCGACGCGGGCCGTCCAAGATGGCTGGGCGTACGAGGATGGCCACAACGTCGTCCTCCACGAGCTGGCCCACGTGTTCGACTTCGAGGGCTGGGAGGCCGACGGCGTCCCGAGCTTTCTCGACCCGCGCTCGGCCGAGGCGTGGACGACGCTGATGCGCCGCGAGATGCGCCGGGCGGAGCGGGGCCAGGGCGTCCTCCGGGCGTACGCTGCCAGCGCGCCGGCCGAGCTGTTCGCCGTCGCCACGGAGCAGTTCTTCGAGCGGCCCGCGCGCTTGCGGAACCATCACTCCGAGCTGTTCGACGCGCTCGTCGCGTTCTACAACCTCACGCCGCCCGACGAGCCGGAGCTCGGCGCGGGCGAGAGCCTCATGTCTCGTCGCTGGTCGTGA
- a CDS encoding hybrid sensor histidine kinase/response regulator has product MEPTPSLPYVAPELLTALTDAAGRRLDCNEAWRDIFGDDGLWGRLPIEDARFAQEHTVEASRGGAVTNEVFLVEGGLGDGPLPVLLHFHPVRLPQSEPGRYPVSIHGEVMREPASWAAEQTRRRRMEMLGRMTMGVAHDFNNLLTAVIGHAELLRSDLLRLGADGETHGHLKALEQAAGDGAALVRKIQQYIRNEKQERAVPVALHAIVQEVLTLTRPYWHNEPRRQGIAIRVETELRPVPAILGTPTELREVLVNLVLNAVQAMPAGGTLTLTTSRRDRAAIIEIGDTGVGMTESVKRRVFEPLFTTKGSGGSGMGLTMSQGIVQEHNGRIEIESEPGRGTLFRLVFPFSTGTPAPETARPAAAPATAAPGIRLLVVDDEPMVRTVTSKLLRLRGHDVTEVNGGPAALAALADGTAVDAVVTDLSMPDMSGRELAAAIRQRHPGLPVLLLTGDTDAEADGDDVAAVVKKPFQIDVLDAAVRAMAPGA; this is encoded by the coding sequence ATGGAGCCCACGCCGAGCCTCCCCTACGTCGCCCCCGAGCTCCTGACGGCGCTGACCGACGCCGCCGGGCGGCGGCTCGACTGCAACGAAGCGTGGCGCGACATCTTCGGCGACGACGGGCTGTGGGGCCGGCTCCCGATCGAGGACGCGCGGTTCGCCCAGGAGCACACGGTCGAGGCCTCGCGCGGCGGGGCGGTCACGAACGAGGTGTTCCTCGTCGAGGGCGGCCTGGGAGACGGGCCGTTACCCGTCCTCCTCCACTTCCACCCCGTCCGCCTGCCCCAGTCCGAGCCCGGCCGGTACCCCGTCTCGATCCACGGCGAGGTCATGCGGGAGCCGGCGAGTTGGGCGGCCGAGCAGACGCGGCGGCGGCGGATGGAGATGCTCGGCCGGATGACGATGGGGGTGGCCCACGACTTCAACAACCTCCTCACAGCGGTCATCGGGCACGCGGAGCTGCTGCGCTCCGACCTCCTCCGCCTCGGGGCCGACGGCGAGACGCACGGCCACCTGAAGGCCCTCGAACAGGCCGCCGGCGACGGCGCCGCGCTCGTCCGCAAGATCCAGCAGTACATCCGCAACGAGAAGCAGGAGCGGGCCGTGCCGGTCGCGCTGCACGCCATCGTCCAGGAGGTCCTGACCCTCACCCGGCCGTACTGGCACAACGAGCCCCGTCGGCAGGGCATCGCGATCCGGGTCGAGACCGAGCTCCGCCCGGTGCCGGCCATCCTCGGCACGCCGACGGAGCTCCGGGAGGTCCTCGTCAACCTCGTCCTCAACGCGGTCCAGGCGATGCCGGCCGGCGGGACGCTCACGCTCACGACCTCCCGCCGCGACCGTGCCGCCATCATCGAGATCGGCGACACGGGCGTGGGGATGACCGAGAGCGTGAAGCGGCGCGTGTTCGAGCCACTCTTCACGACGAAGGGCTCGGGCGGCTCGGGCATGGGGCTCACGATGAGCCAGGGGATCGTCCAGGAGCACAACGGGCGGATCGAGATCGAGAGCGAGCCGGGCCGGGGAACGCTCTTCCGCCTCGTCTTCCCGTTCTCGACGGGCACGCCCGCCCCCGAGACCGCACGGCCAGCGGCGGCCCCCGCCACCGCCGCCCCCGGCATCCGGCTCCTCGTCGTCGACGACGAGCCGATGGTCCGGACGGTCACGTCGAAGCTCCTCCGCCTGCGCGGCCACGACGTCACCGAGGTCAACGGCGGCCCCGCCGCGCTGGCGGCCCTCGCCGACGGGACGGCCGTCGACGCCGTCGTCACGGACCTCTCGATGCCCGACATGAGCGGGCGAGAGCTGGCGGCCGCCATCCGCCAGCGGCACCCGGGGCTGCCGGTCCTCCTCCTGACCGGCGACACGGACGCCGAGGCCGACGGGGACGACGTGGCGGCCGTCGTCAAGAAGCCGTTCCAGATCGACGTGCTCGACGCGGCCGTGCGGGCGATGGCGCCCGGCGCGTGA
- a CDS encoding esterase/lipase family protein yields the protein MLSGLTRRAEAVARRAVELEPMPQPPLRPTRYPVVLLHGFGALANLMQGGVLHAEAMHLRARGVWAYAPHVNPYDTVDVRAVSWADRLERVLDETGADRLNLVGFSTGGLDARALARDERWAGRFASLVTVSTPHRGSALAPFVLDRPERLRAWAIGVMEFVGRAAYESAPPHAEAALAELAPDVVVDRFPPDETVPDAWCASYAGRAGKGTDVPMYPPLVVPNRILHGLAGINDGIVPTDSGWWGERLGTLDADHARQIGLRWTASPAYDSLAFFEAHCDALRERGL from the coding sequence ATGCTCTCCGGGCTGACCCGCCGCGCCGAGGCCGTCGCGCGACGGGCCGTCGAGTTGGAGCCGATGCCCCAGCCGCCGCTCCGCCCGACGCGCTACCCCGTGGTCCTGCTCCACGGCTTCGGCGCACTCGCCAACCTGATGCAGGGCGGCGTGCTCCACGCCGAGGCCATGCACCTCCGGGCCCGCGGCGTCTGGGCCTACGCGCCGCACGTCAACCCCTACGACACCGTCGACGTCCGCGCCGTCTCGTGGGCGGACCGGCTCGAGCGCGTGCTCGACGAGACCGGTGCCGACCGGCTCAACCTCGTCGGGTTCTCGACGGGCGGCCTCGACGCGCGCGCCCTCGCCCGCGACGAGCGCTGGGCCGGACGATTCGCGAGCCTCGTGACGGTCTCGACGCCCCACCGCGGCTCGGCGCTGGCGCCGTTCGTGCTCGACCGGCCGGAGCGGCTCCGGGCGTGGGCCATCGGGGTGATGGAGTTCGTGGGCCGGGCCGCCTATGAGTCGGCCCCGCCGCACGCCGAGGCGGCCCTGGCCGAGTTGGCGCCCGACGTCGTGGTCGACCGCTTCCCCCCGGACGAGACGGTCCCGGACGCGTGGTGCGCCTCGTACGCCGGCCGCGCGGGCAAGGGCACGGACGTGCCCATGTACCCGCCGCTCGTCGTCCCCAACCGCATCCTCCACGGGCTCGCCGGGATCAACGACGGCATCGTCCCGACGGACTCGGGCTGGTGGGGGGAGCGCCTCGGCACGCTCGACGCCGACCACGCCCGCCAGATCGGCCTCCGCTGGACGGCCTCGCCGGCCTACGACTCGCTCGCCTTTTTCGAGGCCCACTGCGACGCCCTCCGCGAACGCGGACTGTGA
- a CDS encoding diacylglycerol/polyprenol kinase family protein has protein sequence MSDHVPVLPYRVELQRKAIHLGALVLPFAILVLPTTLARVVLTTLAVLAVALDVARQRVAAVHDLLVDRVFGWMMRPEELPEFGGPIVFNGAVWMCLSAAACVWLFPPGVGAAALAMLMVGDGAAAVLGRRFGRTKWPGSPKSVEGTAAYVVAAFLTGLAVTTWPSVGLTVVGCGVGAVVGAALEALPIPVNDNFRVPVLSGLAMWAVL, from the coding sequence GTGAGCGACCACGTCCCCGTCCTCCCCTACCGCGTCGAGCTCCAGCGCAAGGCGATCCACCTCGGCGCGCTCGTGCTCCCCTTCGCGATCCTCGTCTTGCCGACGACGCTCGCCCGGGTCGTGCTGACCACGCTCGCCGTGCTCGCCGTCGCGCTCGACGTGGCCCGCCAGCGGGTCGCGGCGGTCCACGACCTCCTCGTCGACCGCGTGTTCGGATGGATGATGCGGCCCGAGGAGCTGCCCGAGTTCGGGGGGCCGATCGTGTTCAATGGGGCCGTGTGGATGTGCCTCTCGGCCGCCGCCTGTGTCTGGCTGTTCCCGCCGGGCGTCGGAGCCGCCGCGCTCGCGATGCTGATGGTGGGCGACGGGGCCGCGGCCGTGCTCGGTCGGCGGTTCGGGCGGACGAAGTGGCCGGGCTCGCCGAAGTCGGTCGAGGGCACCGCGGCGTACGTCGTGGCCGCGTTCCTGACGGGGCTCGCCGTGACCACGTGGCCGTCGGTCGGGCTGACGGTCGTCGGGTGTGGCGTCGGCGCCGTCGTCGGCGCCGCGCTGGAGGCGCTCCCGATCCCGGTCAACGACAACTTCCGCGTCCCCGTGCTCTCGGGCCTCGCCATGTGGGCGGTCCTTTGA
- a CDS encoding dienelactone hydrolase family protein: MRALVMLPLLLALAACGSDGDYADDMRHQHDGDTPDATGMTDGADAEGVVTETVPYATVGGETVTGYLARPEGAEAGLPGVIVIQEWWGLNENIEAMARRLAAQGYAALAVDLYGGQVATTPDSAMAFMREAMSREDALTDNVRQAYAFLADSLGAPRVGSIGWCFGGMWSLRTALALPDQLDAAVIYYGRPVTEADRLAALSMPVLALFGGADDSIPADTVAAFDRALAEAGVAHTVHTYPGAAHAFANPSGQAYDAEAAEDAWARTTAFLAEHLTPPASGGDAAE; this comes from the coding sequence ATGCGCGCCCTCGTCATGCTCCCGCTCCTCCTCGCCCTCGCCGCCTGCGGCTCTGACGGCGACTACGCCGACGACATGCGCCACCAGCACGACGGCGACACGCCCGACGCGACCGGCATGACCGACGGCGCCGACGCGGAGGGCGTCGTCACCGAGACCGTCCCGTACGCGACCGTCGGCGGGGAGACCGTCACGGGGTACCTCGCCCGCCCGGAGGGCGCCGAGGCCGGCCTCCCCGGCGTCATCGTGATCCAGGAGTGGTGGGGCCTCAACGAGAACATCGAGGCGATGGCGCGGCGGCTCGCGGCCCAGGGCTACGCCGCGCTCGCGGTCGACCTCTACGGCGGGCAGGTCGCCACGACGCCCGACTCGGCGATGGCGTTCATGCGCGAGGCGATGAGCCGAGAGGACGCGCTGACCGACAACGTCCGCCAGGCCTACGCCTTCCTCGCCGACAGCCTCGGCGCCCCGCGTGTCGGGTCGATCGGCTGGTGCTTCGGCGGGATGTGGTCGCTGCGGACGGCGCTCGCGCTCCCAGACCAACTCGATGCGGCCGTGATCTACTACGGCCGGCCCGTCACCGAGGCGGACCGACTCGCGGCGCTCTCGATGCCCGTCCTCGCCCTGTTCGGCGGCGCCGACGACTCGATCCCGGCCGACACCGTCGCGGCGTTCGACCGGGCGCTCGCCGAGGCCGGCGTGGCCCACACCGTCCACACGTACCCGGGGGCGGCGCACGCCTTCGCCAACCCGTCCGGCCAGGCCTACGACGCGGAGGCCGCCGAGGACGCGTGGGCGCGCACGACGGCCTTCCTCGCCGAGCACCTGACGCCCCCCGCCTCGGGCGGCGACGCCGCGGAGTAA